In Actinomadura citrea, a single window of DNA contains:
- a CDS encoding SDR family oxidoreductase, giving the protein MFETSLSGLLTGRVALVTGAAGALGASICHAFTRAGAEVVGADLVEGGACDLVADVATAEGNRLMVAEAVRRHGRLDVLVLNAGVQFVAPIPEFPEEQWDRLMDVMAKGPFLAMKAAWTELTRRSGSRVLITSSVSGMVAEPFKAAYVSAKHAVNGLTKVAALEGAPHGLTVNAVAPGWMSTPMVERQLPEQMALRGLTREQVLELMLGRQPVKRLIGTDEVAALFALLASDLTSAVTGVCLPADLGTLAS; this is encoded by the coding sequence GTGTTCGAAACCTCCCTGAGCGGCCTGCTCACCGGCCGGGTCGCCCTGGTCACCGGTGCGGCCGGCGCGCTCGGCGCATCGATCTGCCACGCCTTCACCCGGGCCGGCGCCGAGGTCGTCGGCGCCGACCTGGTCGAGGGCGGCGCCTGCGACCTCGTCGCGGACGTGGCGACGGCCGAGGGCAACCGGCTCATGGTCGCCGAGGCCGTCCGCCGGCACGGGCGCCTCGACGTGCTGGTCCTCAACGCCGGCGTGCAGTTCGTCGCGCCGATCCCCGAGTTCCCCGAGGAGCAGTGGGACCGGCTCATGGACGTGATGGCCAAGGGCCCCTTCCTGGCCATGAAGGCCGCCTGGACGGAGCTGACCCGCCGGTCGGGGTCGCGCGTCCTGATCACGTCCTCCGTCTCCGGCATGGTGGCCGAGCCGTTCAAGGCCGCGTACGTCTCGGCCAAGCACGCGGTCAACGGCCTCACCAAGGTCGCCGCGCTGGAGGGGGCGCCGCACGGGCTGACCGTCAACGCGGTCGCCCCCGGCTGGATGTCGACGCCGATGGTCGAGCGCCAGTTGCCGGAGCAGATGGCCCTGCGCGGCCTCACCCGAGAGCAGGTGCTCGAGCTCATGCTCGGCCGCCAGCCCGTCAAACGCCTGATCGGCACGGACGAGGTCGCCGCCCTTTTCGCGCTGCTCGCCAGCGACCTCACCTCCGCGGTGACCGGCGTCTGCCTACCGGCGGACCTCGGCACGCTCGCGTCCTGA
- a CDS encoding helix-turn-helix domain-containing protein translates to MPRSASSTEAGKPGNPTPTMAVVGNLVRELRHAADLSIAALAQAADLSPGLLSQIERGQGNPSFTTLVKLAQALDVPVGRFFLADTAAGALVRAGTHRRLLLADENLEYTLITPHMNGRLGMIKAQVAAGWSNESTPFEHPGEECILITEGELMVCIAGTMHTLYEGDSITYDSSLSHWYRNATDSNAVLVGAMTPPSF, encoded by the coding sequence ATGCCGCGCAGCGCAAGCTCGACAGAGGCCGGTAAGCCGGGCAACCCGACGCCGACCATGGCCGTCGTGGGCAACCTCGTACGCGAGCTGCGCCACGCCGCCGACCTGAGCATCGCCGCCCTCGCCCAGGCCGCCGACCTGAGTCCCGGCCTGCTGAGCCAGATCGAGCGCGGCCAGGGGAACCCCTCGTTCACGACGCTCGTGAAGCTGGCGCAGGCGCTCGACGTACCGGTCGGCCGGTTCTTCCTCGCCGACACCGCGGCCGGCGCGCTGGTCCGCGCCGGAACCCACCGCCGCCTGCTGCTGGCCGACGAGAACCTTGAGTACACCCTGATCACGCCGCACATGAACGGCCGGCTCGGCATGATAAAGGCGCAGGTCGCCGCCGGGTGGAGCAACGAGAGCACGCCGTTCGAGCACCCCGGCGAGGAGTGCATCCTGATCACCGAGGGCGAGCTCATGGTGTGCATCGCGGGCACCATGCACACGCTCTACGAGGGCGACTCGATCACCTACGACTCAAGCCTGTCGCACTGGTACCGCAACGCCACCGACAGCAACGCCGTGCTCGTCGGCGCGATGACGCCGCCGTCGTTCTGA